A region of Lepus europaeus isolate LE1 chromosome 2, mLepTim1.pri, whole genome shotgun sequence DNA encodes the following proteins:
- the SEMA5B gene encoding semaphorin-5B isoform X1, translated as MVVPRPLAMSLLLPSLTLLVTHPSRSQDVSVEPSSEQQLCALREHPTVAFEDLKPWVSNFTYPGARDFSQLALDPSRNQLIVGARNYLFRLSLANVSLLQATEWASNEDTRRSCQSKGKTEVRGLELARPVPRPRSPGFAPQEECQNYVRVLLVTGRKVFLCGTNAFSPLCTSRQVGNLSRTLEKINGVARCPYDPRHNSTAVISSQGELYAATVIDFSGRDPAIYRSLGSGPPLRTAQYNSKWLNEPNFVAAYDIGLFAYFFLRENAVEHDCGRTVYSRVARVCKNDVGGRFLLEDTWTTFMKARLNCSRPGEVPFYYNELQSAFHLPEQDLIYGVFTTNVNSIAASAVCAFNLSAISQAFNGPFRYQENPRAAWLPIANPLPNFQCGTLPETGPNENLTERSLQDAQRLFLMSEAVQPVTPEPCVTQDSVRFSHLVVDLVQAKDTLYHVLYIGTESGTILKALSTASRSLRGCYLEELHVLPPGRREPLRSLRILHSARALFVGLSEGVLRVPLERCAAYRSQGACLGARDPYCGWDGKQQRCSTLEDSSNMSLWTQNITACPVRNVTRDGGFGPWSPWQPCEHLDGDNSGSCLCRARSCDSPQPRCGGLGCLGPAIHIANCSRNGAWTPWSSWAQCSTSCGIGFQVRQRSCSNPAPRHGGRICVGKSREERFCNEHTPCPVPIFWASWGSWSKCSSDCGGGVQSRRRACENGESCPGCGVEFKTCNPDGCPEVRRNTPWTPWLPVNVTPGGARQEQRFRFTCRAPLPDPHGLQLGRRRTETRTCPPDGSGACDTDALVEDLLRSGNVGPHALSGGWAPWGPWSSCSRDCELGYRVRKRTCTNPEPRAGGLPCVGDAAEYQDCNPQACPVRGAWSCWTSWSPCSASCGGGHYQRTRSCTSPAPSPGEDVCLGLHTEEALCATQACPEGWSPWSEWGACAEDGAQSRSRHCEELVPGPGTCAGNSSQSRPCPYGEIPVILPASSMEEAASCAGFSLIDLVATGVSCFLGSGLLTLAVYLSCQHCQRQSQESTLVHPATPNHLHYKGGGTPKNEKYTPMEFKTLNKNNLIPDDRANFYPLQQTNVYTTTYYPSPLNKHSFRPEASPGQRCFPNS; from the exons GCCACGGAGTGGGCCTCCAACGAGGACACGCGCCGCTCCTGCCAAAGCAAAGGCAAGACCGAGGTACGTGGCTTGGAGCTGGCGAGGCCTGTg CCGCGCCCTCGGTCACCTGGCTTCGCCCCTCAGGAGGAGTGTCAGAACTACGTGCGAGTCCTGCTCGTCACCGGCCGGAAGGTGTTCCTGTGCGGGACCAATGCCTTCTCCCCGCTCTGCACCAGCAGACAG GTGGGGAACCTCAGCCGGACCCTGGAGAAGATCAACGGGGTGGCCCGCTGCCCCTACGACCCGCGGCACAACTCCACAGCCGTCATCTCCTCCCAGGGCGAGCTCTACGCCGCCACGGTCATTGACTTCTCGGGTCGGGACCCTGCCATCTACCGCAGCCTGGGCAGCGGGCCGCCGCTCCGCACTGCCCAGTACAACTCCAAGTGGCTCAATG agcCAAACTTCGTGGCAGCTTATGACATCGGGCTGTTTGCCTACTTCTTCCTGCGGGAGAACGCGGTGGAGCACGACTGCGGGCGCACGGTGTACTCGCGCGTGGCGCGCGTGTGCAAGAACGACGTGGGCGGCCGCTTCCTGCTGGAGGACACGTGGACCACTTTCATGAAGGCGCGGCTCAACTGCTCCCGCCCGGGCGAGGTGCCCTTCTACTACAACGAGCTGCAGAGTGCCTTCCACCTGCCCGAGCAGGACCTCATCTACGGCGTCTTCACCACCAACGT AAACAGCATTGCCGCTTCTGCCGTCTGCGCCTTCAACCTCAGTGCCATCTCTCAGGCGTTCAATGGCCCATTTCGCTACCAGGAGAACCCCCGGGCTGCCTGGCTCCCCATCGCCAACCCCCTCCCCAACTTCCAG TGTGGCACCCTGCCCGAGACCGGCCCCAACGAGAACCTGACCGAGCGCAGCCTGCAGGACGCACAGCGCCTGTTTCTGATGAGCGAGGCCGTGCAGCCGGTGACGCCCGAGCCCTGCGTTACCCAGGACAGCGTGCGTTTCTCCCACCTCGTGGTGGACCTCGTGCAGGCCAAGGACACGCTCTACCACGTACTCTACATCGGCACCG AGTCCGGCACCATCCTGAAGGCGCTGTCCACGGCGAGCCGCAGCCTGCGCGGCTGCTACCTGGAAGAACTGCACGTGCTGCCGCCTGGACGCCGCGAGCCGCTGCGCAGCCTGCGCATCCTGCACAGCGCACGCGCGCTCTTCGTGGGGCTGAGCGAAGGCGTGCTACGCGTGCCGCTTGAGAGGTGTGCCGCCTACCGCAGCCAGGG GGCATGTCTGGGGGCGCGAGACCCATACTGTGGCTGGGATGGGAAGCAGCAACGTTGCAGCACACTCGAAGACAGTTCCAACATGAGCCTCTGGACCCAGAACATCACGGCGTGTCCT GTGCGGAATGTGACCCGGGATGGAGGCTTTGGCCCATGGTCACCATGGCAACCATGTGAGCACTTAGATGGGGACAACTCCGGCTCTTGCCTGTGTCGGGCACGATCCTGTGACTCCCCACAACCTCGCTGTGGGGGCCTCGGCTGCCTGGGGCCGGCCATCCACATCGCCAACTGCTCCAG GAATGGGGCGTGGACGCCGTGGTCATCGTGGGCGCAGTGCAGCACGTCCTGTGGCATCGGCTTCCAGGTCCGCCAGCGGAGTTGCAGCAACCCTGCCCCCCGCCACGGGGGCCGCATCTGCGTGGGCAAGAGCCGTGAGGAGCG GTTCTGTAATGAACACACGCCCTGCCCGGTGCCCATCTTCTGGGCCTCGTGGGGCTCGTGGAGCAAGTGCAGCAGCGACTGCGGGGGCGGCGTGCAGTCCCGGCGGCGGGCCTGCGAGAACGGCGAGTCCTGCCCGGGCTGCGGCGTG GAGTTCAAGACGTGCAACCCCGACGGCTGCCCCGAGGTGCGGCGCAACACGCCCTGGACGCCGTGGCTGCCCGTGAACGTGACACCGGGCGGGGCGCGGCAGGAGCAGCGCTTCCGCTTCACCTGCCGCGCGCCCCTGCCGGACCCGCACGGCCTGcagctgggcaggaggaggacgGAGACAAGAACGTGCCCCCCGGACGGCTCCGGAGCCTGCGACACGGACG ccctggtggAGGACCTATTGCGCAGCGGGAACGTTGGCCCGCACGCGCTGAGCGGGGGCTGGGCGCCCTGGGGCCCGTGGTCATCCTGCTCCCGGGACTGCGAGCTGGGCTACCGCGTTCGCAAGAGGACCTGCACGAACCCCGAGCCGCGCGCTGGAGGTCTACCGTGCGTGGGCGACGCCGCCGAGTACCAGGACTGCAACCCCCAGGCGTGCCCAG TCCGGGGAGCCTGGTCCTGCTGGACCTCGTGGTCCCCCTGCTCAGCCTCCTGTGGTGGGGGCCACTACCAGCGCACTCGCTCCTGCACCAGCCCCGCGCCCTCTCCTGGCGAGGATGTCTGTCTCGGGCTACACACGGAGGAGGCGCTGTGTGCCACGCAGGCCTGCCCAG AAGGCTGGTCACCGTGGTCCGAGTGGGGTGCGTGTGCTGAGGATGGAGCCCAGAGCCGCAGCCGGCACTGTGAGGAGCTGGTGCCAGGGCCCGGTACCTGTGCTGGGAACAGCAGTCAGAGCCGCCCCTGCCCCTACGGCGAGATTCCTG TGATCCTGCCTGCCTCCAGCATGGAGGAGGCCGCCAGCTGTGCAG GGTTCAGTCTCATCGACCTGGTGGCCACTGGTGTCTCCTGCTTCCTGGGCTCCGGGCTCTTGACCTTGGCTGTGTACCTGTCCTGCCAGCACTGCCAGCGCCAGTCCCAGGAGTCCACACTTGTCCATCCCGCCACCCCCAACCACCTGCACTACAAGGGTGGGGGCACCCCTAAGAACGAGAAGTACACACCCATGGAGTTCAAG ACTCTGAACAAGAATAATTTGATCCCCGATGACAGAGCCAACTTCTACCCATTGCAACAGACCAATGTGTACACAACCACCTACTACCCAAGCCCGCTGAACAAACACAGCTTCCGGCCCGAGGCCTCACCTGGACAACGGTGCTTTCCCAACAGCTGA
- the SEMA5B gene encoding semaphorin-5B isoform X2: protein MVVPRPLAMSLLLPSLTLLVTHPSRSQDVSVEPSSEQQLCALREHPTVAFEDLKPWVSNFTYPGARDFSQLALDPSRNQLIVGARNYLFRLSLANVSLLQATEWASNEDTRRSCQSKGKTEEECQNYVRVLLVTGRKVFLCGTNAFSPLCTSRQVGNLSRTLEKINGVARCPYDPRHNSTAVISSQGELYAATVIDFSGRDPAIYRSLGSGPPLRTAQYNSKWLNEPNFVAAYDIGLFAYFFLRENAVEHDCGRTVYSRVARVCKNDVGGRFLLEDTWTTFMKARLNCSRPGEVPFYYNELQSAFHLPEQDLIYGVFTTNVNSIAASAVCAFNLSAISQAFNGPFRYQENPRAAWLPIANPLPNFQCGTLPETGPNENLTERSLQDAQRLFLMSEAVQPVTPEPCVTQDSVRFSHLVVDLVQAKDTLYHVLYIGTESGTILKALSTASRSLRGCYLEELHVLPPGRREPLRSLRILHSARALFVGLSEGVLRVPLERCAAYRSQGACLGARDPYCGWDGKQQRCSTLEDSSNMSLWTQNITACPVRNVTRDGGFGPWSPWQPCEHLDGDNSGSCLCRARSCDSPQPRCGGLGCLGPAIHIANCSRNGAWTPWSSWAQCSTSCGIGFQVRQRSCSNPAPRHGGRICVGKSREERFCNEHTPCPVPIFWASWGSWSKCSSDCGGGVQSRRRACENGESCPGCGVEFKTCNPDGCPEVRRNTPWTPWLPVNVTPGGARQEQRFRFTCRAPLPDPHGLQLGRRRTETRTCPPDGSGACDTDALVEDLLRSGNVGPHALSGGWAPWGPWSSCSRDCELGYRVRKRTCTNPEPRAGGLPCVGDAAEYQDCNPQACPGEDVCLGLHTEEALCATQACPEGWSPWSEWGACAEDGAQSRSRHCEELVPGPGTCAGNSSQSRPCPYGEIPVILPASSMEEAASCAGFSLIDLVATGVSCFLGSGLLTLAVYLSCQHCQRQSQESTLVHPATPNHLHYKGGGTPKNEKYTPMEFKTLNKNNLIPDDRANFYPLQQTNVYTTTYYPSPLNKHSFRPEASPGQRCFPNS from the exons GCCACGGAGTGGGCCTCCAACGAGGACACGCGCCGCTCCTGCCAAAGCAAAGGCAAGACCGAG GAGGAGTGTCAGAACTACGTGCGAGTCCTGCTCGTCACCGGCCGGAAGGTGTTCCTGTGCGGGACCAATGCCTTCTCCCCGCTCTGCACCAGCAGACAG GTGGGGAACCTCAGCCGGACCCTGGAGAAGATCAACGGGGTGGCCCGCTGCCCCTACGACCCGCGGCACAACTCCACAGCCGTCATCTCCTCCCAGGGCGAGCTCTACGCCGCCACGGTCATTGACTTCTCGGGTCGGGACCCTGCCATCTACCGCAGCCTGGGCAGCGGGCCGCCGCTCCGCACTGCCCAGTACAACTCCAAGTGGCTCAATG agcCAAACTTCGTGGCAGCTTATGACATCGGGCTGTTTGCCTACTTCTTCCTGCGGGAGAACGCGGTGGAGCACGACTGCGGGCGCACGGTGTACTCGCGCGTGGCGCGCGTGTGCAAGAACGACGTGGGCGGCCGCTTCCTGCTGGAGGACACGTGGACCACTTTCATGAAGGCGCGGCTCAACTGCTCCCGCCCGGGCGAGGTGCCCTTCTACTACAACGAGCTGCAGAGTGCCTTCCACCTGCCCGAGCAGGACCTCATCTACGGCGTCTTCACCACCAACGT AAACAGCATTGCCGCTTCTGCCGTCTGCGCCTTCAACCTCAGTGCCATCTCTCAGGCGTTCAATGGCCCATTTCGCTACCAGGAGAACCCCCGGGCTGCCTGGCTCCCCATCGCCAACCCCCTCCCCAACTTCCAG TGTGGCACCCTGCCCGAGACCGGCCCCAACGAGAACCTGACCGAGCGCAGCCTGCAGGACGCACAGCGCCTGTTTCTGATGAGCGAGGCCGTGCAGCCGGTGACGCCCGAGCCCTGCGTTACCCAGGACAGCGTGCGTTTCTCCCACCTCGTGGTGGACCTCGTGCAGGCCAAGGACACGCTCTACCACGTACTCTACATCGGCACCG AGTCCGGCACCATCCTGAAGGCGCTGTCCACGGCGAGCCGCAGCCTGCGCGGCTGCTACCTGGAAGAACTGCACGTGCTGCCGCCTGGACGCCGCGAGCCGCTGCGCAGCCTGCGCATCCTGCACAGCGCACGCGCGCTCTTCGTGGGGCTGAGCGAAGGCGTGCTACGCGTGCCGCTTGAGAGGTGTGCCGCCTACCGCAGCCAGGG GGCATGTCTGGGGGCGCGAGACCCATACTGTGGCTGGGATGGGAAGCAGCAACGTTGCAGCACACTCGAAGACAGTTCCAACATGAGCCTCTGGACCCAGAACATCACGGCGTGTCCT GTGCGGAATGTGACCCGGGATGGAGGCTTTGGCCCATGGTCACCATGGCAACCATGTGAGCACTTAGATGGGGACAACTCCGGCTCTTGCCTGTGTCGGGCACGATCCTGTGACTCCCCACAACCTCGCTGTGGGGGCCTCGGCTGCCTGGGGCCGGCCATCCACATCGCCAACTGCTCCAG GAATGGGGCGTGGACGCCGTGGTCATCGTGGGCGCAGTGCAGCACGTCCTGTGGCATCGGCTTCCAGGTCCGCCAGCGGAGTTGCAGCAACCCTGCCCCCCGCCACGGGGGCCGCATCTGCGTGGGCAAGAGCCGTGAGGAGCG GTTCTGTAATGAACACACGCCCTGCCCGGTGCCCATCTTCTGGGCCTCGTGGGGCTCGTGGAGCAAGTGCAGCAGCGACTGCGGGGGCGGCGTGCAGTCCCGGCGGCGGGCCTGCGAGAACGGCGAGTCCTGCCCGGGCTGCGGCGTG GAGTTCAAGACGTGCAACCCCGACGGCTGCCCCGAGGTGCGGCGCAACACGCCCTGGACGCCGTGGCTGCCCGTGAACGTGACACCGGGCGGGGCGCGGCAGGAGCAGCGCTTCCGCTTCACCTGCCGCGCGCCCCTGCCGGACCCGCACGGCCTGcagctgggcaggaggaggacgGAGACAAGAACGTGCCCCCCGGACGGCTCCGGAGCCTGCGACACGGACG ccctggtggAGGACCTATTGCGCAGCGGGAACGTTGGCCCGCACGCGCTGAGCGGGGGCTGGGCGCCCTGGGGCCCGTGGTCATCCTGCTCCCGGGACTGCGAGCTGGGCTACCGCGTTCGCAAGAGGACCTGCACGAACCCCGAGCCGCGCGCTGGAGGTCTACCGTGCGTGGGCGACGCCGCCGAGTACCAGGACTGCAACCCCCAGGCGTG TCCTGGCGAGGATGTCTGTCTCGGGCTACACACGGAGGAGGCGCTGTGTGCCACGCAGGCCTGCCCAG AAGGCTGGTCACCGTGGTCCGAGTGGGGTGCGTGTGCTGAGGATGGAGCCCAGAGCCGCAGCCGGCACTGTGAGGAGCTGGTGCCAGGGCCCGGTACCTGTGCTGGGAACAGCAGTCAGAGCCGCCCCTGCCCCTACGGCGAGATTCCTG TGATCCTGCCTGCCTCCAGCATGGAGGAGGCCGCCAGCTGTGCAG GGTTCAGTCTCATCGACCTGGTGGCCACTGGTGTCTCCTGCTTCCTGGGCTCCGGGCTCTTGACCTTGGCTGTGTACCTGTCCTGCCAGCACTGCCAGCGCCAGTCCCAGGAGTCCACACTTGTCCATCCCGCCACCCCCAACCACCTGCACTACAAGGGTGGGGGCACCCCTAAGAACGAGAAGTACACACCCATGGAGTTCAAG ACTCTGAACAAGAATAATTTGATCCCCGATGACAGAGCCAACTTCTACCCATTGCAACAGACCAATGTGTACACAACCACCTACTACCCAAGCCCGCTGAACAAACACAGCTTCCGGCCCGAGGCCTCACCTGGACAACGGTGCTTTCCCAACAGCTGA
- the SEMA5B gene encoding semaphorin-5B isoform X3, with amino-acid sequence MVVPRPLAMSLLLPSLTLLVTHPSRSQDVSVEPSSEQQLCALREHPTVAFEDLKPWVSNFTYPGARDFSQLALDPSRNQLIVGARNYLFRLSLANVSLLQATEWASNEDTRRSCQSKGKTEEECQNYVRVLLVTGRKVFLCGTNAFSPLCTSRQVGNLSRTLEKINGVARCPYDPRHNSTAVISSQGELYAATVIDFSGRDPAIYRSLGSGPPLRTAQYNSKWLNEPNFVAAYDIGLFAYFFLRENAVEHDCGRTVYSRVARVCKNDVGGRFLLEDTWTTFMKARLNCSRPGEVPFYYNELQSAFHLPEQDLIYGVFTTNVNSIAASAVCAFNLSAISQAFNGPFRYQENPRAAWLPIANPLPNFQCGTLPETGPNENLTERSLQDAQRLFLMSEAVQPVTPEPCVTQDSVRFSHLVVDLVQAKDTLYHVLYIGTESGTILKALSTASRSLRGCYLEELHVLPPGRREPLRSLRILHSARALFVGLSEGVLRVPLERCAAYRSQGACLGARDPYCGWDGKQQRCSTLEDSSNMSLWTQNITACPVRNVTRDGGFGPWSPWQPCEHLDGDNSGSCLCRARSCDSPQPRCGGLGCLGPAIHIANCSRNGAWTPWSSWAQCSTSCGIGFQVRQRSCSNPAPRHGGRICVGKSREERFCNEHTPCPVPIFWASWGSWSKCSSDCGGGVQSRRRACENGESCPGCGVEFKTCNPDGCPEVRRNTPWTPWLPVNVTPGGARQEQRFRFTCRAPLPDPHGLQLGRRRTETRTCPPDGSGACDTDALVEDLLRSGNVGPHALSGGWAPWGPWSSCSRDCELGYRVRKRTCTNPEPRAGGLPCVGDAAEYQDCNPQACPVRGAWSCWTSWSPCSASCGGGHYQRTRSCTSPAPSPGEDVCLGLHTEEALCATQACPEGWSPWSEWGACAEDGAQSRSRHCEELVPGPGTCAGNSSQSRPCPYGEIPVILPASSMEEAASCAGFSLIDLVATGVSCFLGSGLLTLAVYLSCQHCQRQSQESTLVHPATPNHLHYKGGGTPKNEKYTPMEFKTLNKNNLIPDDRANFYPLQQTNVYTTTYYPSPLNKHSFRPEASPGQRCFPNS; translated from the exons GCCACGGAGTGGGCCTCCAACGAGGACACGCGCCGCTCCTGCCAAAGCAAAGGCAAGACCGAG GAGGAGTGTCAGAACTACGTGCGAGTCCTGCTCGTCACCGGCCGGAAGGTGTTCCTGTGCGGGACCAATGCCTTCTCCCCGCTCTGCACCAGCAGACAG GTGGGGAACCTCAGCCGGACCCTGGAGAAGATCAACGGGGTGGCCCGCTGCCCCTACGACCCGCGGCACAACTCCACAGCCGTCATCTCCTCCCAGGGCGAGCTCTACGCCGCCACGGTCATTGACTTCTCGGGTCGGGACCCTGCCATCTACCGCAGCCTGGGCAGCGGGCCGCCGCTCCGCACTGCCCAGTACAACTCCAAGTGGCTCAATG agcCAAACTTCGTGGCAGCTTATGACATCGGGCTGTTTGCCTACTTCTTCCTGCGGGAGAACGCGGTGGAGCACGACTGCGGGCGCACGGTGTACTCGCGCGTGGCGCGCGTGTGCAAGAACGACGTGGGCGGCCGCTTCCTGCTGGAGGACACGTGGACCACTTTCATGAAGGCGCGGCTCAACTGCTCCCGCCCGGGCGAGGTGCCCTTCTACTACAACGAGCTGCAGAGTGCCTTCCACCTGCCCGAGCAGGACCTCATCTACGGCGTCTTCACCACCAACGT AAACAGCATTGCCGCTTCTGCCGTCTGCGCCTTCAACCTCAGTGCCATCTCTCAGGCGTTCAATGGCCCATTTCGCTACCAGGAGAACCCCCGGGCTGCCTGGCTCCCCATCGCCAACCCCCTCCCCAACTTCCAG TGTGGCACCCTGCCCGAGACCGGCCCCAACGAGAACCTGACCGAGCGCAGCCTGCAGGACGCACAGCGCCTGTTTCTGATGAGCGAGGCCGTGCAGCCGGTGACGCCCGAGCCCTGCGTTACCCAGGACAGCGTGCGTTTCTCCCACCTCGTGGTGGACCTCGTGCAGGCCAAGGACACGCTCTACCACGTACTCTACATCGGCACCG AGTCCGGCACCATCCTGAAGGCGCTGTCCACGGCGAGCCGCAGCCTGCGCGGCTGCTACCTGGAAGAACTGCACGTGCTGCCGCCTGGACGCCGCGAGCCGCTGCGCAGCCTGCGCATCCTGCACAGCGCACGCGCGCTCTTCGTGGGGCTGAGCGAAGGCGTGCTACGCGTGCCGCTTGAGAGGTGTGCCGCCTACCGCAGCCAGGG GGCATGTCTGGGGGCGCGAGACCCATACTGTGGCTGGGATGGGAAGCAGCAACGTTGCAGCACACTCGAAGACAGTTCCAACATGAGCCTCTGGACCCAGAACATCACGGCGTGTCCT GTGCGGAATGTGACCCGGGATGGAGGCTTTGGCCCATGGTCACCATGGCAACCATGTGAGCACTTAGATGGGGACAACTCCGGCTCTTGCCTGTGTCGGGCACGATCCTGTGACTCCCCACAACCTCGCTGTGGGGGCCTCGGCTGCCTGGGGCCGGCCATCCACATCGCCAACTGCTCCAG GAATGGGGCGTGGACGCCGTGGTCATCGTGGGCGCAGTGCAGCACGTCCTGTGGCATCGGCTTCCAGGTCCGCCAGCGGAGTTGCAGCAACCCTGCCCCCCGCCACGGGGGCCGCATCTGCGTGGGCAAGAGCCGTGAGGAGCG GTTCTGTAATGAACACACGCCCTGCCCGGTGCCCATCTTCTGGGCCTCGTGGGGCTCGTGGAGCAAGTGCAGCAGCGACTGCGGGGGCGGCGTGCAGTCCCGGCGGCGGGCCTGCGAGAACGGCGAGTCCTGCCCGGGCTGCGGCGTG GAGTTCAAGACGTGCAACCCCGACGGCTGCCCCGAGGTGCGGCGCAACACGCCCTGGACGCCGTGGCTGCCCGTGAACGTGACACCGGGCGGGGCGCGGCAGGAGCAGCGCTTCCGCTTCACCTGCCGCGCGCCCCTGCCGGACCCGCACGGCCTGcagctgggcaggaggaggacgGAGACAAGAACGTGCCCCCCGGACGGCTCCGGAGCCTGCGACACGGACG ccctggtggAGGACCTATTGCGCAGCGGGAACGTTGGCCCGCACGCGCTGAGCGGGGGCTGGGCGCCCTGGGGCCCGTGGTCATCCTGCTCCCGGGACTGCGAGCTGGGCTACCGCGTTCGCAAGAGGACCTGCACGAACCCCGAGCCGCGCGCTGGAGGTCTACCGTGCGTGGGCGACGCCGCCGAGTACCAGGACTGCAACCCCCAGGCGTGCCCAG TCCGGGGAGCCTGGTCCTGCTGGACCTCGTGGTCCCCCTGCTCAGCCTCCTGTGGTGGGGGCCACTACCAGCGCACTCGCTCCTGCACCAGCCCCGCGCCCTCTCCTGGCGAGGATGTCTGTCTCGGGCTACACACGGAGGAGGCGCTGTGTGCCACGCAGGCCTGCCCAG AAGGCTGGTCACCGTGGTCCGAGTGGGGTGCGTGTGCTGAGGATGGAGCCCAGAGCCGCAGCCGGCACTGTGAGGAGCTGGTGCCAGGGCCCGGTACCTGTGCTGGGAACAGCAGTCAGAGCCGCCCCTGCCCCTACGGCGAGATTCCTG TGATCCTGCCTGCCTCCAGCATGGAGGAGGCCGCCAGCTGTGCAG GGTTCAGTCTCATCGACCTGGTGGCCACTGGTGTCTCCTGCTTCCTGGGCTCCGGGCTCTTGACCTTGGCTGTGTACCTGTCCTGCCAGCACTGCCAGCGCCAGTCCCAGGAGTCCACACTTGTCCATCCCGCCACCCCCAACCACCTGCACTACAAGGGTGGGGGCACCCCTAAGAACGAGAAGTACACACCCATGGAGTTCAAG ACTCTGAACAAGAATAATTTGATCCCCGATGACAGAGCCAACTTCTACCCATTGCAACAGACCAATGTGTACACAACCACCTACTACCCAAGCCCGCTGAACAAACACAGCTTCCGGCCCGAGGCCTCACCTGGACAACGGTGCTTTCCCAACAGCTGA